The Kangiella marina genome window below encodes:
- a CDS encoding 3-hydroxyanthranilate 3,4-dioxygenase: MSDPISKPVQPFNFQKWIDEHRHLLQPPVCNKQVFEQDDFIVMVVGGPNGRRDFHYDEGPEFFYQLEGEMELRTIQDGKRVDYPIKAGEIFLLPPKVPHSPVRFENSIGLVVERKRLAHEKDGLMWFCESCDHKLYEEYFQLTNVEKDFLPVFERFLESEEHRTCENCGDVMPKDNKLDL; the protein is encoded by the coding sequence ATGAGCGACCCAATCAGTAAACCGGTTCAGCCTTTTAATTTTCAGAAGTGGATTGATGAACACCGTCACCTATTGCAGCCACCGGTTTGTAATAAACAAGTTTTTGAACAAGATGACTTTATCGTCATGGTTGTCGGTGGTCCGAACGGTCGTCGTGACTTTCACTATGATGAAGGCCCTGAGTTTTTCTATCAGCTAGAAGGCGAAATGGAGTTACGCACCATTCAAGACGGTAAGCGTGTCGATTACCCTATCAAAGCTGGAGAAATCTTTTTACTGCCTCCTAAGGTGCCCCACTCGCCAGTCCGGTTTGAGAACTCGATTGGTTTAGTGGTCGAACGAAAAAGACTTGCTCATGAAAAAGATGGGTTGATGTGGTTCTGTGAGAGCTGTGACCACAAGTTGTATGAAGAGTACTTTCAGCTAACCAATGTTGAAAAAGACTTCTTACCGGTATTCGAGCGCTTTTTAGAAAGCGAAGAGCATCGCACCTGCGAAAACTGCGGTGACGTAATGCCCAAAGACAATAAATTGGATCTGTAA
- a CDS encoding RidA family protein, translated as MSEKIVSSKAPEPVGLYPHARRVGNLLFLSGVGPRQKGSKDIPGVTLDDNGVIVDYCIETQCRSVFDNIRWILEESGSSWEQLVDVQVFLTNMKDDFKTYNKIYAEYFADNQPCRTTIEISSLPTPIAIELKCIATIDES; from the coding sequence ATGTCAGAAAAAATCGTATCCAGTAAAGCTCCAGAGCCGGTTGGCTTATATCCTCATGCCCGCCGTGTGGGTAATCTCCTCTTTTTATCCGGCGTTGGGCCTCGCCAGAAAGGCAGTAAAGATATTCCGGGCGTCACTTTAGACGACAATGGTGTTATTGTAGATTACTGCATCGAAACTCAGTGTCGTAGTGTATTCGACAATATTCGTTGGATTCTAGAGGAGTCTGGCTCTAGCTGGGAACAGTTGGTGGATGTTCAAGTGTTCCTGACTAACATGAAAGATGATTTTAAAACCTACAATAAAATCTACGCGGAATATTTCGCGGACAACCAGCCTTGCCGTACGACTATCGAAATCAGTTCTCTACCAACGCCGATTGCGATTGAGTTGAAGTGTATTGCCACCATCGATGAGTCATAG
- a CDS encoding YajQ family cyclic di-GMP-binding protein — protein sequence MPSFDIVSEVDKHEITNTVDNANRELTTRFDFRGVDASFEQTGDSVKVTAEADFQVDQMIDIFYRCCTKRSIDVNALDISDEATHSGKTFYKTVTFKQGIDKDIAKKITKLIKESKLKVQASIQGEQVRVTGKKRDDLQAAMGVVRQAELGQPFQFNNFRD from the coding sequence ATGCCCTCTTTTGATATAGTTTCCGAAGTCGATAAGCATGAAATCACCAACACCGTTGATAACGCCAACCGAGAACTCACGACACGTTTTGATTTTCGCGGCGTAGACGCCAGCTTCGAGCAAACGGGTGATAGTGTTAAAGTCACAGCCGAAGCCGACTTTCAGGTTGACCAAATGATCGACATTTTCTACCGCTGCTGCACTAAGCGCAGTATCGATGTCAATGCGCTCGACATCTCTGATGAAGCGACTCATTCTGGCAAGACGTTCTACAAAACCGTGACCTTCAAGCAAGGTATCGACAAAGACATCGCCAAGAAAATCACTAAACTCATTAAAGAGTCAAAGCTAAAAGTTCAAGCATCTATTCAGGGCGAACAAGTCCGTGTCACCGGTAAAAAGCGCGACGACTTACAAGCGGCAATGGGAGTTGTACGCCAAGCCGAATTAGGACAACCGTTCCAGTTTAATAATTTTAGAGATTAA
- a CDS encoding aldehyde dehydrogenase: MQMLKNYIGGELVDPVQGHYIDNVEPATGQVYSQIPESTSEDLERAISAAEAAQPEWAALSLEQRAAILTRVADTIDDHSNELAKAEAIDNGKPFMLAKNVDIYRSSANIRFFAQAITQFSSESHATGNDAINYTLRDPIGIVGCISPWNLPLYLFTWKIAPALAAGNAVIAKPSEITPMTAYLFSKICIEAGLPKGVLNILHGTGPSIGNPLTTHPKVKAISFTGGTSTGAHISRVTAGMFKKLSLELGGKNPTLVFADCDFEDTVDNVVRAAFSNQGQICLCGSRIYIERPIYDKFKAAFIEKVRELKIGDPLDADTQHGALVSKPHMEKVLSYIELAQEEGGTVLTGGKRVSLDGRCQNGFFVEPTVIEGLDNSCRTNQEEIFGPVCTIMPFDSDEEAVTLANASEYGLASSIWTSDLKRAHRVAKQIEAGIVWVNCWLLRDLRTPFGGVKSSGVGREGGLEALRFFTETKNVCIKY; encoded by the coding sequence ATGCAGATGCTAAAAAATTATATTGGCGGTGAGTTAGTCGATCCGGTTCAGGGTCACTATATCGATAATGTCGAGCCGGCAACTGGCCAAGTCTACAGCCAGATCCCTGAATCAACCTCAGAGGACTTGGAGCGGGCTATCAGCGCCGCAGAGGCTGCACAGCCTGAGTGGGCCGCTTTATCACTAGAGCAACGAGCAGCGATACTGACTCGAGTCGCAGATACAATCGATGACCACTCCAACGAGCTGGCGAAAGCTGAAGCAATTGATAATGGCAAACCCTTTATGCTGGCTAAAAATGTCGATATCTACCGTTCGTCCGCGAATATTCGTTTTTTTGCCCAAGCCATCACCCAGTTTTCCAGCGAAAGCCATGCCACTGGCAACGATGCCATTAACTATACCCTACGCGATCCGATCGGTATTGTTGGCTGTATATCGCCGTGGAACCTGCCGCTGTATTTGTTCACTTGGAAAATCGCACCAGCATTAGCCGCAGGCAATGCGGTCATTGCCAAGCCTTCGGAAATAACACCGATGACGGCTTACTTATTTTCTAAGATTTGTATTGAGGCAGGTTTGCCTAAGGGCGTGCTCAATATTTTACATGGCACAGGCCCTTCGATTGGCAACCCGTTGACGACGCACCCCAAAGTCAAAGCCATCAGTTTCACCGGAGGCACATCGACTGGTGCTCACATCAGCAGAGTAACGGCTGGTATGTTTAAAAAACTGTCACTAGAGCTGGGCGGAAAGAACCCGACCTTGGTATTTGCGGACTGCGACTTTGAAGACACGGTTGATAATGTAGTGAGAGCGGCATTTTCTAACCAAGGCCAAATTTGTTTGTGTGGCTCAAGAATCTATATTGAACGACCCATTTATGACAAGTTTAAGGCAGCCTTCATCGAAAAAGTTCGCGAACTTAAAATCGGCGATCCACTTGATGCAGATACGCAACATGGCGCACTGGTCTCTAAACCACATATGGAAAAAGTACTGTCTTATATCGAGTTAGCTCAAGAAGAAGGTGGTACGGTTTTAACTGGCGGTAAAAGAGTGTCTCTTGATGGTCGCTGCCAAAACGGTTTCTTTGTCGAGCCTACCGTGATTGAAGGACTGGATAATAGCTGTCGAACCAACCAAGAAGAAATTTTTGGCCCAGTCTGTACCATTATGCCGTTTGATAGCGACGAAGAAGCCGTCACACTCGCCAATGCCTCAGAGTACGGGCTCGCTTCCAGTATCTGGACCAGTGATTTAAAACGCGCTCACCGCGTTGCCAAGCAGATAGAAGCTGGTATTGTCTGGGTTAACTGCTGGTTACTGAGAGATTTGCGAACACCTTTCGGTGGCGTTAAAAGCTCTGGGGTCGGCCGCGAAGGTGGTTTAGAAGCATTACGCTTCTTCACCGAAACAAAAAATGTTTGTATAAAGTATTAA
- a CDS encoding SDR family oxidoreductase, producing the protein MNLSLIGKTALVCGSSQGMGKAIAKQLSEQGANIVLLARSREKLEAVQKELDHSQGQDHHVLVADFSNPDQVKQVVYDFLQEPEAAIHILINNTGGPAPGPANSAETGDFLAAFHQHLVCNHELMKLALPSMKEANYGRIINVISTSVKQPLNGLGVSNTVRGAVANWAKTLANELGQFNITVNNVLPGATNTVRLEAIIQNKANKKGVSIKEMEQEEKSIIPMKRFGTAQEFANAVAFLASPAAGYITGINLPVDGGRTSCL; encoded by the coding sequence ATGAATTTATCGCTTATTGGAAAAACAGCACTCGTCTGTGGCTCTAGCCAAGGCATGGGAAAAGCTATCGCCAAACAATTATCAGAACAAGGGGCGAACATCGTGCTACTGGCGAGAAGCCGCGAGAAGCTTGAAGCTGTACAAAAAGAACTCGACCATTCGCAAGGCCAAGACCATCACGTTCTAGTCGCTGACTTCTCAAACCCCGATCAAGTTAAGCAAGTAGTTTATGACTTTTTACAAGAGCCGGAAGCCGCGATTCACATTCTCATTAATAACACCGGTGGCCCAGCCCCTGGCCCAGCGAATAGCGCGGAGACAGGAGACTTCTTGGCTGCTTTTCATCAGCATTTAGTATGCAATCATGAACTGATGAAGCTGGCTTTACCGAGCATGAAAGAAGCGAATTATGGCCGTATCATCAACGTTATATCGACTTCAGTAAAGCAACCGCTCAACGGTCTTGGCGTATCCAACACAGTACGTGGCGCCGTCGCTAATTGGGCAAAAACGTTAGCCAACGAATTGGGGCAGTTTAATATCACGGTCAATAATGTTCTCCCGGGCGCGACTAACACGGTTCGCTTAGAAGCCATTATTCAAAACAAAGCCAACAAAAAAGGCGTTTCAATCAAAGAAATGGAGCAGGAAGAAAAATCTATTATTCCAATGAAACGTTTTGGCACTGCTCAAGAGTTTGCCAATGCAGTAGCATTTTTAGCCTCACCTGCCGCGGGGTATATCACGGGAATCAACCTTCCTGTTGATGGCGGCCGAACAAGCTGCCTATAA
- a CDS encoding diguanylate cyclase domain-containing protein, whose protein sequence is MKSKRSILFWIAIVSVVLSGFFFQKYRQLDNNYHILPIQGKTPTYASGTIQWLVKRLHPDGYFVNNPDLFDEPTTLNRESVRLTRFAIEALAELDALDRIDNDAVVTFLLKNFKAPSNAIGNLKGFSALPNSSVNIRATLDSVIILDKLDALGTIDTEAVAQLILAYQNNDGGFWDPGYPEFGQQSTVKATAFAVQALHHMGKLNSQVVNQEHQQQINRFVENSWSNDTNSFSPFPGHPVISSYDAHRAWFSIHHLPINQKAGDTVREILHIEELIATLNSTFKTTENVYSEEGHSEQNSLKATHLVVWMLKEMGRLDAVSVPDVVQFIKGYQDPKGAFTSDIYSVHSAVDTLRLLSSARMTSQLEIYRLLFYAALVTALISILLFLILHRKLKSQKHSALVRRAQTDRLTGLHNREFLEQRYFSYQQEYSDMAFILLDVDHFKSINDNHGHLAGDDVLIELSTLLNNNIRKTDTLARWGGEEFAILCPATESEHAQTLSEKLRSLIEQHHFQAVNKLTCSFGVACTLKNESLKDLYARADKALYQSKRDGRNKVTCL, encoded by the coding sequence TTGAAATCGAAAAGATCGATCCTTTTTTGGATAGCGATAGTAAGCGTTGTCCTCTCTGGCTTTTTCTTTCAAAAATATCGACAGCTCGATAACAATTATCATATCTTGCCGATTCAAGGCAAAACGCCCACTTACGCTTCCGGAACGATTCAGTGGCTAGTAAAGCGGCTGCACCCAGACGGTTATTTCGTTAACAATCCTGATTTATTTGATGAACCGACCACACTCAATCGTGAGAGTGTTCGTCTTACTCGATTTGCTATCGAAGCGCTCGCTGAACTCGACGCGCTCGATCGGATCGATAACGATGCCGTGGTGACATTCCTGCTAAAAAACTTCAAAGCGCCGAGTAATGCTATCGGCAATCTCAAAGGGTTTTCAGCGTTACCCAATAGTTCCGTTAACATCCGCGCGACGCTCGATTCAGTCATCATTCTCGATAAACTCGATGCGCTTGGTACCATTGATACCGAGGCGGTAGCACAGCTGATCCTAGCTTACCAAAATAACGACGGTGGTTTTTGGGACCCAGGTTATCCAGAGTTTGGTCAGCAGTCGACGGTGAAAGCAACGGCCTTTGCGGTTCAGGCCTTACACCATATGGGCAAGTTAAATTCCCAAGTCGTGAACCAAGAGCATCAACAACAGATTAACCGTTTTGTGGAGAACAGTTGGTCGAATGATACCAACAGTTTCAGTCCATTTCCCGGCCACCCAGTCATTAGCAGTTATGATGCTCACAGAGCCTGGTTTAGTATTCATCACCTCCCCATCAACCAGAAAGCAGGCGACACAGTAAGAGAGATTCTGCATATCGAAGAACTGATCGCGACCTTAAACAGTACCTTTAAAACTACAGAGAATGTGTATAGCGAAGAGGGTCACTCAGAGCAGAACTCATTAAAGGCCACTCACTTAGTGGTCTGGATGCTTAAGGAAATGGGCCGCCTTGATGCTGTATCAGTACCAGACGTGGTGCAGTTTATCAAAGGCTACCAAGACCCCAAAGGCGCCTTCACCAGCGATATTTATTCGGTTCACTCAGCCGTTGACACTTTAAGGCTACTCTCCTCAGCACGGATGACCAGCCAGCTTGAAATCTATCGACTGCTTTTTTATGCCGCTTTAGTGACTGCCTTAATATCGATATTACTCTTTTTGATTTTGCACCGAAAATTAAAATCACAAAAGCACAGCGCCCTCGTTCGACGCGCCCAAACCGATCGCCTGACTGGACTGCACAATAGAGAGTTTCTTGAGCAACGATATTTCAGTTATCAGCAAGAATACTCTGACATGGCTTTCATTTTATTGGATGTGGATCACTTTAAATCAATTAACGATAACCATGGTCACTTAGCCGGCGATGACGTTTTAATCGAGCTATCGACCTTACTCAATAACAATATTCGTAAAACCGATACCTTAGCTCGCTGGGGCGGTGAAGAGTTTGCTATTTTATGTCCCGCAACAGAGTCTGAACATGCTCAAACACTATCGGAGAAGCTTCGGAGCTTGATCGAGCAGCATCACTTCCAAGCAGTCAACAAGTTAACTTGTAGCTTTGGCGTAGCCTGCACCTTGAAAAATGAATCACTCAAAGACCTATACGCACGTGCCGATAAAGCACTTTATCAGTCTAAACGTGATGGACGTAATAAAGTTACCTGCCTCTAA